One Xenopus tropicalis strain Nigerian chromosome 8, UCB_Xtro_10.0, whole genome shotgun sequence genomic window carries:
- the rtn1 gene encoding reticulon-1 isoform X1, giving the protein MQASADSTRMECLWSNWKCQAIELLYWRDIKQTGIVFGSVLLMLFSLTQFSVVSVIAYLALAALSATISFRIYKSVLQAVQKTDEGHPFKSYLDMEISLSQEQIQKYTDCLQAYTNSIVKELRRLFLVQDLVDSLKFAVLMWLLTYVGALFNGLTLLIMAVVSMFSLPVVYDKYQAQIDQYLGLVRTNMNTIVTKIQAKIPGTKQKE; this is encoded by the exons ATGCAGGCCAGCGCCGACTCAACCCGGATGGAATGTCTCTGGAGCAactggaaatgccagg CAATTGAATTATTATATTGGCGAGATATCAAGCAAACTGGGATTGTCTTTGGAAGTGTCCTACTGATGCTCTTCTCTTTGACACAGTTCAGCGTTGTCAGCGTCATAGCATACTTAGCACTTGCTGCTCTCTCAGCCACAATCAGCTTCAGAATTTACAAGTCAGTCTTACAAGCTGTACAAAAAACCGATGAGGGACATCCTTTCAA GAGCTACTTGGATATGGAAATTTCTCTGTCTCAAGAACAAATACAGAAGTACACAGACTGCCTTCAAGCATACACAAACAGCATTGTAAAGGAGTTGAGAAGACTTTTCCTAGTACAGGATCTGGTGGATTCACTTAAA tttGCTGTCCTCATGTGGTTACTGACATACGTTGGAGCTCTCTTCAATGGACTCACACTTCTTATCATGG CGGTGGTGTCCATGTTTTCTCTCCCAGTTGTATACGACAAGTATCAG GCGCAGATTGATCAGTACCTGGGACTTGTTCGGACAAATATGAACACCATTGTGACCAA GATCCAGGCTAAAATCCcaggaacaaaacaaaaagaataa